One Phaseolus vulgaris cultivar G19833 chromosome 11, P. vulgaris v2.0, whole genome shotgun sequence genomic window carries:
- the LOC137836968 gene encoding uncharacterized protein — protein MAAYLGYVQLLKGAFSALELVHVPREQNARADLLAKLAISGKGGRQRTVIQERLKALRKFVEDNRVDVLHICTAKGRPRSHRSLTQDTMKAPRISTYADAPEEGKHTQIYALAKGDTWMTPYRRYLADGILLAEPEESKKIKRNAARYTLVDGILFRHGFTHPILTCVSGDECTRIMAELHEGICGSHVGGRSLASKVIRAVSTGQQRKRIACGTPSVASSVRGTLTGTRRRQRS, from the coding sequence ATGGCGGCGTATCTGGGGTATGTCCAGCtgctgaagggagcatttagcgctcttgagctagtacatgtcccaagggagcagaatgccagagctgacctgcttgccaagctggccatctcaggcaaggggggcagacagaggacagtaatccaagagaGGCTCAAAGCTCTGCGaaaattcgtggaagataacagggtggacgtcctccatATTTGTACAGCGAAAGGAAGACCGAGGAGTCATCGTTCTTTAACTCAAGATACGATGAAGGCaccccgcatcagcacatatGCGGACGCACCGGAGGAAGGAAAGCATACACAGATATATGCTTTGGCCAAAGGAGACACTTGGATGACACCATACAggcggtacctggcggatgggatTCTCCTAGCAGAACCAGAAGAAAGcaagaagattaagaggaaCGCTGCAAGATACACCCTGGTAGATGGGAtattgttcagacacgggttcacacaccccatcctgacgtgcgtaagcggcgacgagtgcaccaggataatggctgaactccacgaaggtatCTGCGGGAGTCACGTGGGAGGAAGGTCTTTAGCTTCTAAAGTGATACGTGCGGTTTCTACTGGCCAACAGCgaaagaggattgcgtgcggcacgcccagcgttgcaagcagtgtcagaggcacgctgactggcacaaggcgccgccagaggagtTGA